A window of the Camelus ferus isolate YT-003-E chromosome 22, BCGSAC_Cfer_1.0, whole genome shotgun sequence genome harbors these coding sequences:
- the ALKBH7 gene encoding alpha-ketoglutarate-dependent dioxygenase alkB homolog 7, mitochondrial, whose amino-acid sequence MAGSGRLALGTLPRQGWVRGSGPAVLSRLRDAAVVRPGFLSAAEEETLSRELEPQLRRRRYEYDHWDAAIHGFRETEKSRWSEASRAILQRVQAAAFGPGQTLLSPVHVLDLEPRGYIKPHVDSIKFCGSTIAGLSLLSSSVMRLVHTQEPGEWLELLLEPGSLYILRGSARYDFSHEILRDEESFFGERRVPRGRRISVICRSLPERMGPAEPRQPPPAC is encoded by the exons ATGGCCGGGAGTGGGCGACTGGCTCTGGGGACgcttcccaggcagggctgggtacGGGGCTCGGGCCCGGCTGTGCTGAGCCGCCTGCGGGACGCGGCCGTGGTGCGGCCCGGCTTCCTGAGCGCGGCCGAGGAGGAGACGCTGAGCCGTGAGCTGGAACCCCAGCTGCGCCGCCGCCGATACGAATATGATCACTGGGATGCG GCCATCCATGGCTTCCGCGAGACAGAGAAGTCGCGCTGGTCAGAAGCAAGCCGGGCCATCCTACAGCGTGTGCAGGCGGCTGCCTTTGGCCCTGGCCAGACCCTGCTGTCCCCGGTGCATGTGCTGGACCTGGAACCTCGGGGCTACATCAAACCACACGTGGACAGCATCAAG TTCTGTGGGTCCACCATTGCCGGCCTGTCTCTGCTGTCTTCCAGCGTCATGCGGCTGGTGCACACCCAGGAGCCAGGGGAGTGGCTGGAACTCTTGCTGGAGCCAGGCTCCCTCTACATCCTTAG AGGCTCAGCCCGCTATGACTTCTCCCACGAGATCCTTCGAGATGAAGAGTCCTTTTTCGGGGAGCGTCGGGTTCCCCGGGGCCGACGCATCTCCGTGATCTGCCGCTCCCTTCCTGAGAGGATGGGgccagcagagcccaggcagcCGCCCCCAGCCTGCTGA